The following proteins are encoded in a genomic region of Inquilinus sp. KBS0705:
- a CDS encoding MoxR family ATPase, with product MELTEENIKDLLAKLPRLKTEIQKVIVGQDAILDELLVAFLAGGHCLLEGVPGLAKTLIVKTMSQALHLAFRRIQFTPDLMPTDIIGTEILEEDHATGKRFFKFNKGPLFANIILADEINRTPPKTQSALLEAMQEFEVTYGGQTYSLDKPFFILATQNPIEQAGTYPLPEAQLDRFLLLIKIGYPSEQEEFAILNRTTGSAKADVQAVITAEEIIQAQALVRQVSINEDLTRYVSSMIRATRPDTTTINYVKEWVRWGAGPRAGQALILTAKARALLKGRYTVLMEDIHAMAPAVLRHRILMNFKAEAEGIDADKVTAELIKVTARKGSL from the coding sequence TTGGAACTTACCGAAGAGAACATAAAAGACCTGCTTGCCAAACTGCCCCGGCTAAAAACCGAGATACAAAAGGTAATTGTTGGGCAGGATGCTATACTTGACGAACTGCTGGTAGCCTTTTTAGCCGGAGGGCACTGCCTGCTGGAAGGGGTGCCGGGCTTGGCAAAAACACTCATTGTTAAAACCATGTCGCAGGCTTTGCACCTGGCGTTTCGTCGTATACAGTTTACACCCGACCTGATGCCAACGGATATTATTGGCACCGAGATATTGGAAGAAGACCATGCCACCGGCAAACGTTTCTTCAAATTCAACAAAGGCCCTTTGTTTGCCAATATTATACTGGCCGACGAGATAAACCGTACGCCTCCCAAAACGCAATCGGCATTACTGGAAGCCATGCAGGAGTTTGAGGTAACTTATGGCGGCCAAACTTATTCCTTGGATAAGCCGTTTTTTATATTAGCTACGCAAAACCCGATTGAGCAGGCCGGTACCTATCCCTTACCCGAGGCGCAGCTGGACAGGTTTTTACTGCTGATAAAAATTGGCTACCCCAGCGAGCAGGAAGAGTTTGCGATATTAAACCGAACCACAGGCTCGGCAAAAGCCGATGTACAGGCGGTTATAACAGCCGAAGAAATTATACAGGCCCAGGCATTGGTAAGGCAGGTAAGTATTAACGAGGACCTTACCCGCTACGTAAGCAGTATGATACGCGCTACCCGCCCGGATACGACAACTATTAACTATGTAAAAGAATGGGTGCGTTGGGGTGCCGGTCCACGCGCAGGGCAGGCATTAATTTTAACCGCCAAAGCAAGGGCTTTGCTTAAAGGCAGGTACACCGTTTTAATGGAAGATATACATGCTATGGCCCCTGCTGTATTAAGGCACCGCATACTAATGAATTTTAAAGCCGAAGCCGAGGGCATTGATGCTGATAAAGTAACCGCCGAACTGATAAAGGTAACAGCGCGCAAAGGCTCACTTTAA
- a CDS encoding DUF58 domain-containing protein produces MTIKDLPLLAKTVIDGFMNGFNKSTVKGPGLEFSQYRSYQPGDDLRWLDWRMFARSDRYYIRESEIETSISVRFLVDASASMNHDDNGVKKIDYARFLAASLAYLANLQGDSVALNIFKDGELFTTPSKPDPQHLQRLFYHLQQVDPAGAFTKPVHYKELFAGTGRKELLVFITDMYQADGEINALLNSLSALKHEIIVFHLMGQNELDFDFKGFTTLEDLESGETIQVNTQRAKDTYTEKLQEHLATIKSTLLGKRIAYRMISTAEPLDEALRSFLVQRKKGFN; encoded by the coding sequence ATGACCATTAAGGATTTGCCATTGCTGGCGAAAACGGTTATTGATGGCTTTATGAATGGCTTTAACAAAAGCACCGTAAAGGGCCCCGGCCTGGAATTTAGCCAGTACCGCAGCTACCAGCCCGGCGACGACCTGCGCTGGCTGGATTGGCGCATGTTTGCCCGCAGCGACAGGTATTATATCCGCGAGTCGGAGATAGAGACCAGCATATCCGTGCGGTTTTTGGTAGATGCCAGCGCATCTATGAACCACGATGATAATGGGGTAAAGAAGATAGATTATGCCCGCTTTTTGGCGGCATCGCTGGCCTACCTGGCCAATTTGCAGGGCGACTCGGTAGCATTGAACATATTTAAAGATGGCGAGCTTTTTACTACCCCATCCAAACCCGACCCACAGCATTTGCAGCGCCTGTTTTATCATCTGCAACAGGTAGACCCTGCCGGCGCGTTTACTAAACCGGTGCATTATAAAGAATTGTTTGCCGGTACGGGGCGTAAAGAGCTATTGGTTTTTATAACGGATATGTACCAGGCCGATGGAGAGATAAATGCCTTGCTCAATTCTTTGTCGGCTTTAAAACACGAGATCATCGTGTTTCATTTAATGGGGCAAAACGAACTGGATTTTGACTTTAAGGGCTTTACCACACTTGAAGACCTGGAGAGCGGTGAAACCATACAAGTAAATACCCAGCGTGCTAAAGATACCTATACCGAAAAGTTACAGGAGCATTTGGCAACTATTAAAAGTACATTGTTAGGCAAACGCATAGCTTATCGCATGATAAGTACTGCCGAACCGCTGGATGAAGCCCTTAGAAGCTTTTTAGTGCAAAGGAAGAAAGGGTTTAATTAG
- a CDS encoding RDD family protein: MENEYYIQKNGEHTGPFSLHELIQMDLRVDTLILSPEYDGWQKAADLPELFEYFEANGVYFPTDDNLASFWWRFMAYIVDSLLLSYPLSFIRPPGVKEAYDRMLTSTTTTADMLLLLKFNLISFVILAIYHAVCEASALQGSLGKKLFKLIVVNADGQRLSIGRAFLRNIGKFISGSVLLIGYLAVLWDSHKQAWHDQWAKTYIIIRNR; this comes from the coding sequence ATGGAAAACGAATACTACATCCAAAAAAACGGCGAACACACAGGCCCCTTTAGCTTACACGAGCTGATACAAATGGACCTGCGGGTTGATACGCTGATATTGTCGCCGGAGTATGACGGATGGCAAAAAGCAGCAGACCTGCCCGAACTATTCGAATACTTTGAGGCCAATGGTGTATACTTCCCTACAGATGATAACCTCGCTAGTTTTTGGTGGCGCTTTATGGCTTACATAGTCGATTCTTTATTGCTGTCTTACCCGCTATCGTTTATAAGGCCCCCGGGTGTAAAAGAAGCTTACGACCGTATGCTAACCAGCACAACCACCACTGCCGATATGCTGCTACTGCTAAAATTTAACCTGATAAGCTTTGTGATACTGGCTATTTACCATGCTGTTTGCGAAGCTTCGGCATTGCAGGGAAGCCTGGGTAAAAAACTGTTCAAATTAATAGTTGTAAATGCAGACGGGCAACGGCTAAGCATTGGCCGCGCGTTTTTACGCAACATTGGTAAATTTATATCGGGCTCGGTTTTACTAATTGGCTATCTGGCTGTGCTTTGGGACTCGCATAAACAGGCCTGGCACGACCAATGGGCCAAAACCTACATTATTATTCGCAACCGGTAA
- a CDS encoding DUF4159 domain-containing protein: MAYGAKFTFTRLSYHSGDWDTDQRMPSNILNSLLEYTTIPIDPHEKVIPLSSDDIFTAPFLYLSGHKLVQFDTKEKANFKKYVQNGGFVFVDDCNHDIDGLFAKSFEAQMAALFGPNALKKIPNNHAIYHSFFKFDKGPPTTTFELNGWGDDLVHDYLKAIEINGRIGVLYSSKDYGCEWDYDFRNKRFLAEDNTKFGVNIIVYAMNS, from the coding sequence ATGGCATACGGTGCAAAATTTACTTTTACAAGGTTAAGCTACCACAGCGGCGATTGGGACACCGATCAGCGGATGCCATCCAACATCCTTAATTCGTTGCTGGAATATACCACTATACCCATCGACCCGCACGAAAAGGTAATACCGCTAAGCAGTGATGATATTTTTACAGCGCCATTCCTTTATTTAAGCGGCCACAAGCTTGTGCAATTTGATACCAAGGAAAAAGCCAACTTTAAAAAGTATGTGCAAAACGGCGGTTTTGTTTTTGTTGACGATTGCAACCACGATATCGACGGGCTTTTTGCCAAATCATTCGAGGCGCAAATGGCTGCCTTGTTTGGGCCTAACGCTTTAAAAAAGATACCTAATAACCACGCTATCTATCACTCGTTTTTTAAATTTGATAAGGGCCCGCCTACTACTACCTTTGAGCTTAACGGCTGGGGCGACGACCTGGTGCACGATTATTTAAAGGCGATTGAAATAAACGGCCGCATTGGCGTGTTGTATAGCAGTAAAGATTACGGCTGCGAATGGGATTACGATTTCAGGAACAAGCGCTTTTTAGCTGAAGACAATACTAAATTCGGGGTAAATATTATTGTATACGCCATGAACTCGTGA